A stretch of the Paenibacillus dendritiformis genome encodes the following:
- a CDS encoding nucleoside deaminase, which translates to MIGPDSQERQAMNHQAFMDQAVRLAYEHTVRRGGKPFGAVLVREGQVIATAVNEVLTSHDPTDHAEMRAIRDACRKLGTPDLSECVLYASGQPCPMCLSAAYLAKLPVIYHAYGQAEAEGAGLGTSWLYKQIALPAEARQLRMVAQRPDAGADSPYAAWMRRQAGGNGGH; encoded by the coding sequence ATGATCGGCCCGGACAGCCAAGAGCGGCAGGCGATGAATCACCAGGCGTTCATGGATCAGGCCGTCCGCCTCGCCTATGAGCATACGGTCCGCCGGGGAGGCAAGCCGTTCGGGGCGGTCCTCGTCCGTGAAGGCCAGGTCATCGCCACCGCCGTGAATGAAGTGCTGACGAGCCATGACCCCACCGATCATGCGGAAATGCGCGCCATCCGCGATGCCTGCCGGAAGCTCGGCACCCCCGATCTGTCCGAATGCGTGCTGTACGCCAGCGGCCAGCCGTGCCCGATGTGCCTGAGCGCGGCCTATCTGGCCAAGCTGCCCGTCATCTATCACGCGTACGGGCAGGCGGAAGCCGAGGGGGCCGGGCTGGGCACGAGCTGGCTGTATAAGCAGATCGCCCTGCCTGCGGAGGCGCGACAGCTCCGGATGGTCGCACAGCGGCCGGACGCCGGGGCGGACTCGCCGTATGCCGCCTGGATGCGCCGCCAGGCCGGCGGGAACGGCGGACATTAA
- a CDS encoding amidohydrolase, which translates to MYSEYWLTHVRLETGYTKEDGRITGTSTSLFHIRVKDGMMEEIRPAASLPADPLPRIDAQGLLLLPPFREMHIHLDKTYYGGPWKAVRPVSSIFERIEEERRLLVEQAPYVRERAAQILDLILRNGSTHIRAHVNIDPVSELHNLEKCLEVLEAYRGMLTYEIVAFTQHGLLRSNAAGLLRQAARSGAGLIGSVDPHSVDGNRKESLATLMDIAVETNTGIDIHVHDGGEPGLATLHHLADLTEDAGWQGRVAVSHSFAFASASAEQAAELADRFAALGIAVHSTVPIGRRVMPLPMMKERGVPVGLGTDSLTDHWSPFGTGDMLEKAGRLAELYGYSDELGLSQALGFITGGITPLSLDGQQVWPAPGLPAGGVLVQASCSAEAVARKSIRQAVLHEGRIVAGSL; encoded by the coding sequence ATGTATAGCGAATACTGGCTGACGCATGTCCGGTTAGAGACCGGCTACACGAAGGAAGATGGGCGCATTACGGGCACCTCGACATCGCTGTTCCATATCCGCGTCAAGGACGGGATGATGGAGGAGATTCGTCCTGCGGCCTCTCTTCCGGCCGACCCGCTCCCCCGGATCGACGCGCAGGGGCTGCTCCTGCTGCCGCCCTTCCGCGAGATGCATATCCATCTGGACAAAACCTATTACGGCGGGCCATGGAAAGCGGTGCGCCCGGTCTCGAGCATCTTCGAGCGAATCGAGGAGGAGCGCCGCCTGCTCGTGGAGCAAGCTCCCTACGTCAGAGAACGAGCAGCGCAAATTCTTGATCTGATTCTGCGCAACGGCTCCACTCATATCCGGGCTCACGTCAATATCGATCCGGTCTCCGAGCTTCATAATCTGGAGAAGTGTCTGGAGGTGCTGGAAGCTTACCGCGGCATGCTTACGTATGAGATCGTCGCCTTCACCCAGCACGGGCTGCTCCGCTCCAACGCGGCCGGGCTGCTCCGGCAGGCGGCTCGGAGCGGCGCAGGCCTCATCGGCTCGGTCGATCCGCATTCGGTGGACGGCAATAGGAAGGAATCGCTCGCTACGCTGATGGACATTGCCGTCGAGACGAATACGGGCATCGATATCCATGTTCACGACGGCGGGGAACCCGGCTTGGCCACCCTGCATCATCTGGCGGATCTGACCGAGGATGCCGGCTGGCAGGGCCGCGTCGCCGTGAGCCATTCCTTCGCCTTCGCCAGCGCCTCTGCGGAACAAGCCGCCGAGCTCGCCGACCGGTTCGCCGCGCTCGGCATCGCGGTCCATTCGACCGTGCCGATCGGGCGGCGCGTCATGCCCCTGCCCATGATGAAGGAACGGGGCGTGCCTGTCGGGCTCGGCACGGACAGCCTGACCGATCATTGGTCGCCGTTCGGGACGGGCGACATGCTGGAGAAGGCGGGACGGCTCGCGGAGCTGTACGGGTATTCGGATGAGCTGGGGCTGTCTCAGGCACTCGGATTCATTACCGGCGGAATTACCCCGCTGAGTCTGGACGGGCAGCAAGTCTGGCCGGCGCCGGGCCTTCCGGCCGGCGGCGTGCTCGTGCAAGCGAGCTGCTCCGCCGAAGCGGTGGCCCGCAAGAGCATTCGGCAAGCCGTGCTGCATGAGGGCCGGATCGTGGCGGGGTCGCTATGA
- a CDS encoding ankyrin repeat domain-containing protein — translation MNNRLIEAAGRGQTDTVIALLREGADINATDASGRTAILAAVHGRHARTVRALIEQGADVNKQDQRRDNPLLHAGAEGLFDIVRLLLEAGADTRLTNRFGGTALIPAAERGHIAVVEELLTHSDIEVNHINNLGWTALLEAIILSDGGTVHQRIVKLLLDHGADPLIADKDGVTPLEHAAERGYREIEKLLAEAIARAGETERPSR, via the coding sequence ATGAACAACCGATTGATTGAAGCGGCCGGGCGCGGGCAGACGGATACCGTCATTGCGCTCCTCCGGGAAGGGGCGGACATCAATGCCACGGACGCTTCCGGCCGGACCGCGATTCTTGCTGCCGTGCACGGGCGGCATGCACGCACGGTCCGCGCGCTGATTGAACAGGGAGCCGACGTGAACAAGCAGGATCAGCGCCGTGACAACCCGCTTCTGCATGCAGGCGCGGAAGGGCTGTTCGACATTGTCCGCCTTCTGCTGGAGGCGGGCGCCGACACCCGCCTGACGAACCGGTTCGGCGGCACCGCGCTCATTCCGGCAGCCGAACGCGGCCATATCGCTGTCGTTGAAGAACTGCTGACCCATTCGGATATCGAGGTGAATCATATCAATAACCTGGGCTGGACCGCGCTGCTCGAAGCCATTATTCTGAGCGACGGCGGCACCGTCCACCAGCGCATCGTCAAGCTGCTGCTCGATCACGGAGCCGATCCCCTCATAGCGGATAAGGATGGCGTAACTCCATTGGAGCATGCCGCGGAGCGGGGCTATCGCGAGATCGAGAAGCTTCTTGCCGAAGCGATCGCCCGGGCCGGCGAGACTGAGCGGCCGTCACGATGA
- a CDS encoding KGG domain-containing protein — MAKNNMSREEAGRLGGEATSQSHGKDFYQEIGQKGGEATSRSHDKEFYQEIGRKGGEATSRTHDKEFYQEIGQKGGEARGHSDSDDNGTNRSYGNDGKMSREEAGRKGGEARARQRNDR; from the coding sequence ATGGCAAAAAACAACATGAGCCGTGAAGAAGCAGGACGGTTAGGTGGAGAGGCAACATCCCAAAGTCATGGCAAGGATTTCTATCAGGAGATTGGGCAAAAGGGCGGCGAAGCGACCTCCCGCTCCCATGACAAAGAGTTCTATCAGGAAATCGGGCGCAAAGGCGGCGAAGCGACCTCCCGTACTCACGACAAGGAGTTCTATCAGGAGATCGGCCAGAAGGGCGGCGAAGCCCGCGGCCATTCGGATAGCGATGATAATGGAACTAACCGCTCATACGGCAATGACGGCAAGATGAGCCGCGAGGAAGCGGGGCGCAAGGGCGGAGAGGCCCGTGCCCGGCAGCGGAATGACCGCTAG
- a CDS encoding DUF1934 domain-containing protein, with product MSNDHTRAERVRIAIESRQDGEVTVLNADGELYRKGSSFYLLYKESASDMEHPAGSGASVQAGGDPLATSVTFKAGEHGGKLMRRGGVNSELSFVKDGRGIGYYQVSGMRFSVVTETSDWKPPVYEKDEAGRLRAWTASWSYTLYMEEERAGYFQLQIRAEAR from the coding sequence ATGAGCAATGACCACACACGAGCCGAGCGCGTCCGCATTGCCATAGAGAGCCGGCAGGATGGCGAGGTTACCGTTCTCAATGCGGATGGCGAGCTGTACCGGAAAGGAAGCAGCTTCTATCTGCTGTACAAGGAATCGGCTTCCGACATGGAACATCCGGCGGGGTCCGGGGCATCCGTACAGGCCGGGGGAGACCCGCTGGCGACGTCTGTCACCTTCAAGGCCGGCGAGCATGGCGGCAAGCTGATGCGCCGGGGCGGCGTGAACTCGGAGCTGTCCTTCGTCAAGGACGGGCGGGGCATTGGCTATTATCAGGTAAGCGGCATGCGGTTCTCCGTCGTTACGGAGACATCGGACTGGAAGCCGCCCGTATACGAGAAGGATGAAGCCGGAAGGCTGCGCGCCTGGACGGCGTCATGGTCCTATACGCTATATATGGAAGAAGAGCGGGCCGGTTATTTTCAACTACAGATACGGGCAGAAGCCCGCTGA
- the argS gene encoding arginine--tRNA ligase encodes MSMSVMEKVNESVKAAIEQAVVKAGLAQQSELPAFVIEVPKDKSHGDLATNAAMQLTRIAKRNPRQIAEAIVEHLDLAAASIQSAEIAGPGFINFRMDRSYLYDVIREVSGQGDDYGRIGIGAGQRIQVEFVSANPTGSLHLGHARGAAVGDALCNLLDFAGYEMTREYYINDAGNQVNNLAKSIECRYKQALGQEAEMPEDGYYGEDIKGFAQELAEKEGDRLLNLPDEERLAFFRSYGLEKELDKIKRDLGRFGVPFDVWFSETSLYENGEVIKALDALKARGKVYEHEGATWLRTTEFGDDKDRVLIKNDGSYTYLTPDVAYHMDKYNRGYDKIINIWGADHHGYIPRMKAAMEALGNDPDKLIVLIAQMVSLYQDGEKVKMSKRTGKAVTMQDLMDEVGVDAIRYFFTMRSMDSHLDFDMDLAISTSNENPVYYVQYAHARICSIFRQAEEQGIARKPLADIQLAKLAAEHEYDLLRKMGELPEEIAVAARDYAPHRLIRYVYELASLFHSYYKAERVITEDAEQTQARLALLGAVRTVLANVLRLVGVSAPERM; translated from the coding sequence ATGAGCATGAGTGTAATGGAAAAAGTGAACGAGTCTGTCAAAGCGGCGATTGAACAAGCGGTCGTCAAGGCCGGGCTGGCGCAGCAATCGGAGCTTCCGGCCTTCGTCATCGAGGTGCCGAAGGACAAGTCGCACGGCGATCTGGCGACGAATGCGGCCATGCAGCTGACCCGCATCGCCAAGCGCAATCCGCGCCAGATCGCGGAGGCTATCGTGGAGCATCTGGATCTGGCGGCGGCTTCGATTCAGAGCGCGGAGATTGCGGGTCCGGGCTTCATCAACTTCCGGATGGACCGGTCCTATCTCTATGATGTCATCCGCGAAGTCAGCGGGCAGGGCGATGATTACGGGCGGATCGGCATCGGTGCCGGACAGCGCATCCAAGTGGAATTCGTCAGCGCCAATCCGACGGGGAGCCTTCACCTGGGCCATGCCCGCGGAGCGGCCGTCGGCGACGCGCTCTGCAATCTGCTGGATTTCGCCGGCTATGAGATGACGCGCGAGTATTATATTAATGATGCGGGCAATCAGGTCAATAATCTGGCGAAGTCGATCGAATGCCGGTACAAGCAGGCGCTCGGACAGGAAGCGGAGATGCCGGAGGACGGCTATTACGGGGAAGATATCAAGGGATTCGCGCAGGAACTTGCCGAGAAGGAAGGCGATCGGCTGCTGAACCTGCCGGATGAAGAGCGGCTGGCATTCTTCCGCAGCTATGGCCTGGAGAAGGAACTGGACAAGATCAAGCGCGATCTGGGCCGTTTCGGCGTGCCTTTCGACGTCTGGTTCAGCGAGACCTCGCTGTATGAGAACGGGGAAGTAATCAAGGCGCTGGATGCATTGAAGGCGCGCGGCAAGGTGTACGAGCATGAAGGCGCGACATGGCTGCGCACGACCGAATTCGGCGACGACAAAGATCGCGTGCTGATCAAAAACGACGGCTCCTACACGTATCTGACGCCGGATGTGGCCTATCATATGGATAAATATAATCGGGGCTATGATAAGATCATCAACATTTGGGGAGCGGACCACCACGGTTATATTCCGCGGATGAAGGCCGCCATGGAGGCGCTCGGCAATGATCCGGACAAGCTTATCGTGCTGATCGCCCAGATGGTGAGCCTCTATCAGGACGGCGAGAAGGTGAAGATGTCCAAGCGGACGGGCAAGGCCGTCACGATGCAGGATCTGATGGACGAGGTCGGCGTCGACGCCATCCGCTATTTCTTCACGATGCGCTCCATGGATTCGCATCTTGATTTCGATATGGATCTGGCGATCTCGACCTCCAATGAGAATCCGGTCTACTATGTGCAATATGCGCACGCGCGGATTTGCAGCATCTTCCGGCAGGCGGAGGAGCAGGGAATCGCGCGGAAGCCGCTGGCGGACATTCAGCTGGCGAAGCTGGCCGCGGAGCATGAGTACGACCTGCTTCGCAAGATGGGCGAGTTGCCGGAAGAGATCGCGGTCGCCGCGCGCGATTATGCGCCGCACCGCCTCATACGCTATGTCTATGAATTGGCGTCTCTCTTCCACAGCTACTACAAGGCCGAGCGCGTCATTACCGAGGACGCGGAGCAGACGCAGGCGCGCCTGGCCTTGCTGGGCGCAGTGCGCACCGTGCTGGCCAATGTGCTCCGTCTCGTCGGCGTATCCGCACCGGAACGGATGTAA
- a CDS encoding sensor histidine kinase, which translates to MVHLLPLMLERVGILLIIAFVLSRMKSFRQIIQNEHGIAEKLMLIVVFGAFGIVSNYTAVQIHDNLISTQAWNAGVDSGSALANTRIMGVAIGGLLGGPLVGTGVGLIAGIHRLALGGYTAFACGISTILAGMVTGLIGKRFRVQNRYAAWHAALIGILMEAAQMGIILLAAEPWVHALELVKMISVPMIVVNGFGTLLFMLIIQSIFQEEERTRALQTHQALYIADQTLPYFRQGLNAHSCREAALIILKETNADAISITNEHQILAHVGAGSDHHVPLQPISTQLTQTVLKEGRIHMARSREEIHCLNPDCVLQAALVLPLQAHHRTVGTLKLYFARSSQLDQVEQELGEGLSKLFSTQLELAEAELQSKLLRDAEIKALQAQIHPHFLFNAFNTISVLCRTDPEKARDLLQQLSIFFRSNLQGARTMLIPLHKELEHVEAYLSLEQARFPDKYTVSTDIDPELEDVLVPPFTLQPLVENAVRHAFPRGAAPPCGSVILQAYREGDRMILLTRDNGQGIAKEIQGALGNQAVDSAEGTGTALYNIRQRMSEIYGKQASFRIDSAPGQGTTVMIAVPIQFHEWRGASC; encoded by the coding sequence ATGGTTCACCTGCTTCCGTTAATGCTGGAGCGGGTCGGTATATTGCTCATTATCGCGTTTGTGCTGTCGCGGATGAAGTCATTCCGGCAGATTATCCAGAACGAGCACGGCATTGCCGAGAAGCTGATGCTGATCGTCGTCTTCGGCGCATTCGGGATTGTAAGCAATTACACCGCCGTCCAGATTCATGACAACCTTATCTCGACCCAGGCGTGGAACGCCGGCGTCGATAGCGGCAGCGCGCTCGCCAACACGCGCATTATGGGCGTGGCCATCGGCGGGCTGCTTGGCGGGCCTCTCGTCGGGACAGGCGTCGGCCTGATCGCGGGCATTCATCGGCTGGCGCTCGGCGGCTACACCGCCTTCGCGTGCGGCATCTCGACGATACTCGCCGGGATGGTCACCGGCCTGATCGGTAAGCGCTTCCGCGTCCAGAACCGGTACGCCGCCTGGCATGCAGCCCTTATCGGCATATTGATGGAGGCCGCGCAGATGGGCATCATATTGCTGGCGGCCGAGCCCTGGGTCCATGCGCTGGAGCTGGTCAAAATGATCAGCGTGCCCATGATTGTCGTGAACGGCTTCGGCACGCTGCTCTTCATGCTGATTATCCAGTCGATATTCCAGGAGGAGGAGCGGACTCGCGCCCTGCAGACCCATCAGGCGCTCTACATCGCGGATCAGACGCTGCCTTATTTCCGCCAGGGCCTGAATGCCCATTCCTGCCGGGAGGCGGCCCTTATTATCTTGAAGGAGACCAATGCCGACGCCATCTCGATTACGAATGAGCATCAGATCCTGGCCCATGTCGGGGCCGGCTCCGATCATCATGTGCCGCTTCAGCCGATATCGACCCAACTGACGCAGACGGTGCTGAAGGAAGGGCGGATCCATATGGCGAGATCGCGGGAGGAGATCCACTGCCTCAATCCGGATTGCGTCCTGCAGGCTGCACTCGTGCTGCCGCTCCAGGCGCATCACCGGACCGTGGGCACCTTGAAGCTGTATTTCGCCCGCTCCTCGCAGCTCGATCAGGTGGAGCAGGAGCTGGGGGAAGGGCTGAGCAAGCTCTTTTCCACCCAATTGGAGCTGGCCGAGGCGGAGCTGCAGAGCAAGCTGCTTCGCGATGCGGAGATCAAGGCGCTCCAGGCCCAGATTCATCCGCACTTCCTCTTTAATGCCTTCAACACGATCTCGGTGCTGTGCCGGACCGATCCGGAGAAGGCCCGCGATCTGCTGCAGCAGCTCAGCATCTTTTTCCGCAGCAATCTGCAGGGCGCGCGGACGATGCTCATCCCGCTTCACAAAGAGTTGGAGCATGTGGAAGCGTATTTGTCCCTGGAGCAGGCCCGCTTCCCGGATAAGTATACCGTCTCGACCGATATCGATCCGGAGCTGGAGGATGTGCTCGTGCCGCCGTTCACGCTCCAGCCTCTCGTCGAGAACGCCGTGCGTCATGCTTTCCCCCGCGGCGCGGCTCCGCCCTGCGGGAGCGTGATCCTGCAAGCGTACCGGGAAGGCGACCGGATGATTCTGCTGACCCGGGACAACGGCCAAGGGATAGCGAAGGAGATCCAGGGAGCGCTTGGCAATCAGGCCGTCGATTCGGCGGAAGGCACCGGAACGGCGCTGTACAATATCCGGCAGCGGATGTCCGAGATATACGGGAAGCAGGCGTCTTTCCGGATAGACAGCGCGCCTGGGCAGGGGACGACCGTGATGATCGCCGTGCCGATTCAGTTCCATGAATGGAGGGGAGCGTCATGCTGA
- a CDS encoding LytR/AlgR family response regulator transcription factor codes for MLKAFVVDDEPLARDELIYLLRRTRQVEVVGEADAAEDALAGVAAAQPDVVFLDIELQEESGLDIACRLRELETPPDVVFATAYDEFALKAFELNAADYILKPFDEQRVQQTIRKLLRLREREAYPASAASAPRGGPGERERQERLAITVDERIIVLHVNDIVYLGFEDGKTVIATTERKYKVGESLTQLERKLNHPSIVRVHRAFLVHLDRIVEIQPWFHSTCHLRMQDGSRIPVSRTYMKELKQLLGMT; via the coding sequence ATGCTGAAGGCCTTTGTCGTCGATGACGAGCCGTTAGCAAGAGATGAGCTGATTTATTTGCTGAGAAGGACAAGACAGGTGGAGGTCGTCGGCGAAGCCGACGCGGCGGAGGACGCCTTGGCGGGGGTCGCTGCGGCGCAGCCGGATGTGGTCTTCCTCGATATTGAGCTGCAGGAGGAGAGCGGCCTCGATATTGCGTGCCGGCTCCGGGAGCTGGAGACGCCGCCCGATGTCGTGTTCGCTACGGCATATGATGAATTTGCGCTGAAGGCGTTCGAGCTGAACGCCGCCGACTATATATTGAAGCCGTTCGACGAGCAGCGGGTGCAGCAGACCATCCGCAAGCTGCTTCGCCTGCGCGAACGGGAGGCCTATCCGGCTTCGGCAGCCTCCGCCCCCCGGGGCGGGCCGGGGGAGCGGGAGCGGCAGGAGCGTCTCGCCATCACGGTTGACGAGCGGATTATCGTGCTGCATGTCAACGATATCGTCTATCTCGGGTTCGAAGACGGGAAGACGGTCATCGCGACGACGGAGCGGAAATACAAGGTCGGCGAATCGCTGACCCAATTGGAGCGGAAGCTGAATCATCCTTCCATCGTCCGCGTCCACCGGGCGTTCCTCGTCCACCTGGATCGCATCGTGGAGATTCAGCCGTGGTTCCATTCGACCTGCCATCTTCGGATGCAGGACGGATCCCGAATTCCAGTCAGCCGCACCTATATGAAGGAACTGAAGCAGCTGCTCGGGATGACATGA